Proteins encoded by one window of Lepeophtheirus salmonis chromosome 3, UVic_Lsal_1.4, whole genome shotgun sequence:
- the LOC121114946 gene encoding arylalkylamine N-acetyltransferase 1, with product MGSEGYHFKTLGVEAIEDVMEFIREFFNDREPLSVMLDLCPFGYRIPAQQQEYEGYLKKNLSLGIFNSNEELIGITIVNGSIKDDNKEEDECVLNNNKCQCSASPEKFKILNKFLYDLETNYGNEKDIYKLLKANKIMEVLILGIKPSYGHKGLGTMLMRECEKNAQKMGFEILKCVGTSLFTQKICSKEGFKSLYRIKYENYEMNGKKVFKKDCGVHKDAVMFYKRL from the exons ATGGGGAGTGAAGGATATCATTTCAAAACTCTAGGAGTTGAAGCAATCGAAGATGTTATGGAATTTATCAGAGAGTTTTTCAACGATCGAGAACCTCTTTCAGTCATGTTAGACCTTTGTCCTTTTGGTTATCG AATACCTGCGCAGCAACAAGAGTATGAgggatatttgaaaaagaatttgTCATTAGGGATATTCAATTCTAATGAAGAGCTCATTGGAATAACAATTGTCAATGGTTCtattaaa GATGACAACAAAGAAGAAGATGAGTGTGTCCTGAATAACAATAAGTGTCAATGTTCTGCATCTCcagagaaatttaaaattcttaataaatttctATACGATTTGGAAACAAACTATGGAAACGAAAAGGATATTTATAAACTTCTGAAAgcgaataaaataatggaagttTTGATCCTTGGTATTAA GCCATCTTATGGGCATAAAGGACTTGGTACAATGTTAATGAGAGAATGtgaaaaaaatgctcaaaagaTGGGGTTCGAAATCCTTAAATGTGTGGGTACTTctctttttactcaaaaaatatgttctaaagAAGGTTTTAAGTCCTTGTATag AATTAAGTATGAAAATTAcgaaatgaatggaaaaaaggTATTCAAGAAAGATTGTGGAGTACATAAAGATGCTGTGATGTTTTACAAACGTTTatga
- the LOC121114948 gene encoding thialysine N-epsilon-acetyltransferase yields the protein MIQIRSAVKEDCKNIIKLVQELADYQKLSDGPSLTPEKLEEDGFGSDPAFHCKVAYDGDKCVGYALYFYGFSTFYGRNAYMEDLYVSNNYRDKGIGSDLWRSAVKETLEKGCTTFDFSVLGDNLNAIEFYERKGAKNKTELENWHAFRLDKGGMEHFLHS from the exons atgattcagaTACGAAGTGCAGTCAAAGaggattgtaaaaatataatcaaacttgtACAAGAGTTAGCTGATTATCAGAAGCTTTCAGACGGCCCATCACTTACTCCAGAga aattggaaGAGGATGGTTTTGGTAGTGATCCAGCATTTCATTGTAAGGTAGCATATGATGGAGATAAATGTGTCGGATATGCTTTGTATTTCTATGGCTTTTCAACGTTTTATGGACGAAATGCATACATGGAGGATCTATATGTTTCTAACAACTATAGAGATAAAGGTATTGGTTCAGATCTATGGAGAAGTGCTGTAAAG GAAACTTTGGAAAAAGGTTGCACAACATTTGACTTTAGTGTTTTGGGTGATAATTTGAACGCCATTGAATTTTATGAGAGAAAAGGGGCTAAAAACAAAACGGAATTGGAAAATTGGCATGCGTTTCGTCTTGATAAAGGAGGCATGGAACATTTTCTTCATAGTTGA
- the pug gene encoding uncharacterized protein pug, which translates to MEDNFQKQQIKKIQSLSNNYDTKELRLVIIGIGDDLTCTNNCYQYATQLGLHIDRQLFSRTISADDIIKKIELLNEDDTVYGIMILSQFEPNDNALRIINSIQSSKDVAGLSIKNIVISKSEGIKNILPPSTMASMHIIKHSGVKIERKHIAVLLTQDKQQEFEPLINNLKNMKAVITQGIVDISQSGEYFYDYVNTSDIVITNSNDLANFAIKRIKKGGLLLNFGGNSPELELLKLSYLFQNVVTTIEDYIHNILDAKWNLRILSLNTLEKVPTDSEISLSQTPKPIATLIKEIGLAPKDVMTFGKTMAKINLNVLDKFSKRENGRYIIVAGINPTPFGEGKSTTTIGLCQALGSQSKKNVIGCVRQPSQGPTFGIKGGAAGGGYSQVIPMQDFNLHLTGDIHAVTAANNLLAAQIDARMFHEMDQRERGRSNAIKGMYSRLVPGKVKKFSKVQLERLCKLGIEKTDPNDLTEDEREKFSFLNIDPSTITFNRVLDTNDRMLRKITIGQSPTEKNRQRITKFDMTVASEIMAILALAISYEDMKKRLSNMVIASDTSEKPVTAHDLGVVEGLCALLKDAIKPTLMQTLEGTPILVHTGPFANIAHGNSSILADKIALKIVGCEGYVVTEAGFGADIGLEKFFNIKSRSSKIPPNAVVIVCTIRALKMHGDPEPKIGNALTKETYTKEDENLLRKGFENLARHIENANKFGVPVVICVNQFSYDTKKELELLKELCLSSGAFDCVISNHWAKGGYGAKDLATSVIKACESKISDFKLLYPLEISIVEKISIVAKEIYRAEKIELSDEAKCQIERLEKQGYGNFPICVAKTQFSFSSDPNLKGAPKGFVFPVKSVSPSVGAGFIVVFAGTISTMPGLPVRPCFYDMHFDMDKEVVAGLF; encoded by the exons ATGGAAGATAACTTTCAGAAGCagcaaatcaaaaaaattcaatcactCTCAAACAATTATGACACAAAGGAGCTTCGACTAGTTATAATAGGAATAGGCGACGACCTCACATGTACCAATAATTGCTATCAATATGCCACACAATTGGGACTACATATTGATAGACAATTATTTTCAAG aaccaTATCCGCAGATGACATTATCAAAAAGATAGAACTATTAAATGAGGATGACACGGTCTATGGTATTATGATTCTGAGTCAATTTGAGCCAAATGACAATGCTCTCAGGATCATCAACTCTATACAATCCTCAAAGGATGTGGCTGGTCtctcaatcaaaaatatagtcATTTCAAAATCTGAagggattaaaaatattttaccacCTTCAACGATGGCTTCTATGCATATAATTAAGCATAGTGGAGTAAAAATTGAGAGAAAACACATTGCTGTGCTTCTTACACAAGATAAACAGCAGGAATTTGAGCCTTTGATTAATaacttgaaaaatatgaaagctGTTATAACTCAAGGAATTGTGGACATATCTCAAAGTGGTGAATACTTTTATGATTATGTGAATACTTCAGATATTGTTATAACAAATTCAAATGATTTGGcaaattttgcaataaaaagaatcaaaaaaggTGGACTACTACTAAACTTTGGAGGGAATTCACCGG aattgGAGCTTTTGAAACTGTCATATCTGTTTCAAAACGTAGTTACTACCATAGAAgactatatacataatatattggaTGCAAAATggaatttaagaatattatcCCTGAATACACTAGAAAAAGTTCCTACTGACAGTGAGATATCTCTTTCTCAAACACCAAAGCCCATTGCCACACTTATAAAGGAAATTGGTCTTGCACCCAAGGATGTAATGACATTTGGTAAAACAATggccaaaataaatttaaatgttttagacaaattttcaaaaagagaaaatggtAGATACATAATAGTAGCTGGTATCAATCCTACTCCTTTCGGCGAAGGCAAGAGTACTACCACTATTGGTCTTTGTCAAGCCTTGGGAAGCCAATCCAAAAAGAATGTAATTGGTTGTGTTCGACAGCCATCTCAGGGCCCAACTTTTGGGATCAAAGGGGGAGCAGCTGGAGGAGGATACTCACAAGTTATACCAATGCAAGATTTCAATTTGCACTTGACTGGAGATATACATGCAGTAACAGCTGCAAATAACCTATTAGCAGCTCAAATTGATGCTAGAATGTTTCATGAGATGGATCAGAGGGAAAGAGGTAGATCCAATGCAATTAAAGGAATGTATTCAAGACTTGTTCctggaaaagtaaaaaagttttcaaaggTACAGTTAGAGAGACTTTGTAAACTTGGAATTGAAAAGACGGATCCAAATGATTTAACAGAGGATGAAAGAGAAAAGTTCTCATTTTTAAACATCGATCCAAGCACCATAACATTCAATCGAGTATTGGATACGAATGATAGAATGCTACGAAAAATTACCATTGGTCAATCTCCAACAGAAAAGAATAGGCAGAGAATAACaaa GTTTGATATGACCGTTGCAAGTGAAATTATGGCAATATTGGCCCTTGCTATAAGCTATGAAGACATGAAGAAAAGACTAAGTAATATGGTGATTGCGTCTGATACATCGGAAAAACCAGTTACAGCTCATGATCTTGGTGTTGTTGAAGGTCTTTGTGCACTACTAAAGGATGCAATAAAGCCAACACTCATGCAAACATTAGAGGGAACTCCTATTTTAGTGCATACTGGCCCCtttgcaaatattgcacatGGTAATTCTTCCATTTTAGCCGATAAAATCGCTTTAAAAATTGTTGGGTGTGAAGGGTATGTTGTAACTGAAGCAGGATTTGGTGCTGATATAGGATTGGAGAAGtttttcaatatcaaaagtCGTAGCTCCAAAATACCTCCCAATGCAGTAGTTATTGTTTGTACCATTAGAGCTCTCAAAATGCATGGTGATCCAGAACCAAAAATTGGAAATGCTCTAACAAAAGAGACATACACTAAGGAGGATGAAAATCTACTAAGAAAAGGTTTTGAAAACTTGGCTAGACATATTGAGAATGCAAATAAGTTTGGAGTGCCAGTCGTCATATGTGTCAATCAGTTTTCATatgacacaaaaaaagaattagagCTACTTAAAGAACTTTGTTTAAGTTCCGGAGCTTTTGATTGTGTCATTTCTAATCATTGGGCTAAGGGAGGATATGGCGCTAAAGATTTAGCCACCTCCGTCATTAAGGCATGTGAATCTAAAATATCtgatttcaaacttttatatcCACTTGAGATaagtattgttgaaaaaattagtattgTTGCAAAAGAAATATATCGAGCAGAGAAAATAGAATTATCGGACGAGGCAAAATGTCAAATAGAAAGACTTGAAAAACAAGGATATGGAAACTTTCCTATTTGTGTTGCAAAGACACAGTTTTCATTTTCATCAGATCCTAATTTGAAAGGAGCTCCTAAGGGCTTTGTATTCCCAGTTAAAAGCGTATCTCCAAGTGTTGGCGCTGGTTTCATTGTTGTATTTGCTGGAACCATTTCAACTATGCCAGGTCTTCCTGTTCGTCCTTGTTTTTATGATATGCACTTTGACATGGACAAAGAAGTTGTAGCTGGACTTTTTTAG